The segment GGGGAAGGGCCGCAGACCCCGACGTCGGGGGCTGCGAGGTCGGAGGCGGTGCGGCGTGCGTTGGGCGAAACGCCGCGGGGCTCGGCCCCTATGGGCGAGACGGGGGATACCGAGTTCAAGAGTTCGCTTCTCAAGAAACTACAAGAAGGCACGGGGGGCCCGCCTCAACCCGGGGCACGCGCCCGCTACGCTAGATGCAATGCATGCGCCAGGCCCATAGTCTTCGCGCCAGGCGCGGCGACCGTCGTATGTCCCCACTGTCAGGCGCAGAACGTGAATTCGGAGACCTGAAAGGAAAAGCCAGGGAAGGGTTTGGAATGGAATGCGACTCCAACGTGAACCGGCGAGGTGGCCTCGATTGAGCCCACGTGCCGCCCATGGAGGCCCGCATGGCCACCGGCCGGGTCTTCGCCTCGCCCTGGTCGCCCTTATCGTCCTCCTCGTTTCCATGCCTCCAATAGGGCCCTTTGATGAGAGCGCGTCCGCCGCGCTAACGTCCGTCTCCGACGCGCGACTCCCGTCCGCCCGGGAGCGCACGAGCGCTGTCTTTGATGGTCAATACGCATTCGTCTTCGGAGGCCGCAACGAGGCAGGTTACCTCGACGACATCCTGAAGTACGATTCGGCGACGGGGACCGTTGTGAAGATGCGGGCCGTCCTTCCGCGTGGACTCGCCGCGACGAGCGCCGTGTGGACGGGCCGGTACGCCTTCATCTTCGGCGGCCTTTCCGGGGAATCGACGCAAGGTGCCCTCGAGAAACGCATTTTGCGCTACGATCCCCAATCGGATGCGCTCGCGATCATGGGCGCGACCTTACCGGCCGGGCTTGAAGGGACCATGGCCGTCTGGGACGGAAGGCACGCCCACGTGATCGGGGGGCGTACCCTTGGATTGTCCGTGTGGGACCGGATCGTCCGGTACGACCCCGCGCGCGATGAGGCGACGCTCGCGAGCGCGAAACTTCCGCGTTCCATCTCCTACGGTAGCGCCGTCTGGGACGGCGATGGGGCGACTGTCTTCGGAGGCGTCGAATCCGACCCCGTGACGCGCTTCGAGACGCCGCTTTCCTCCATCTTGCGGTACGACCCGGTGGCGGAGGTCGTGTCCACGCTTACCAACACTCTCCCAAGTGCCCGCCAATTCGCGTCGGCCGTGTTCGACGGTAGCGACGCCTACGTCTTCGGCGGCCGGAACGCGACGGTCCCGCTTTCCGAGGTCCTACGCATCGGCCCCGCCGCAACGGACGTCTCCGTGATGGATGTCTCGCTTCCTTCCGACGTCGCCGCGGCCAGTGCCGTCTGGGACGGCGAGAAAGCGACGATCTTTGGCGGTTTCACGGAAGGCGCTGCAAACGGCACTCGGCTTCTTCGCCGTAGCATCATCGAGTACGACCCGTCGGGGAGCCCGGCATCGATCGAACGGTCGACGGCGATCGCGAGCCTCAACGCTACGGGTGCTGCGTCCACGTTCGACTCGTTCATCGAGGGCGCCCGTTCGTTGTCGGTCGACGGGCGCTATCTCGTCTTCACGTCCTACGAGCCGACGCTCGTCGCCGGTTCGGACGCTTCCGGCCCGCAAGTCTACCTAAGGGACATGGAAACGGGGCAGAACTTCCTCGTCTCCGCGACCGTCGCGGGAAAAGCCGGTAATGGCGTCTCGGAGCAGCCCGCGGTGAGTGCCGGCGGACGCTACGTCGTCTTCGTCTCGAACGCAACGGACCTCGTGACGGGTGATTCGAACGGAAAACGTGACGTGTTCGTCAGGGACATGGCCCAAAGATCCACCTCGCTCGTAAGCGCTTCGGCCGCCGGGTCGCTCGCGGACGGGGATTCCTACGAGCCGGTCGTCTCCTCCGAGGGGCAGATCGTGGCCTTCTATTCCTACGCCACCAATCTGGTGCCCGGCGATACGAACAGCATTTCCGACGTGTTCGTCGTGGACCGCGGCGCGAAGAACGTTTCGCGCATAAGTGTGGGGGCGGGCGGACTGCAATCGGACGGCGGCAGTTTCGCGCCGGCGATCTCGTCCGACGGACGTTACGTGGCCTTCCGCTCGACGGCGACGAACATCGTCACAGGCCGGTCGAGCAACATCCCCGGCATCTTCGTGACCGACAGGCTCCGAGGGACGACGGCGCTCGCGAGTGTGGCGACGGACGGGACGCAAGCGAACGATTTCTCGTTCAGGCCGTCGATAAGCGGCGACGGACGCTACGTCGCGTTCGAATCCGACGCCACGAACCTCGTGCCGGACGACACCAACCGGGCGCGCGACATCTTCATCCGCGACGCGTCCGCGGGAACGACCCGCCTTGTCACGGTCTCGACGTCGCAGGCCCAGGCGGATGGGGCCTCGCGTAACGCTGCCATCTCGACCAACGGCCGGATCGTCGCTTTCGAATCGGACGCAAGTAACCTGGTCGGCGTCGACGAGGCTGGGCTCACGGACGTCTACGTGCGCGACCTCGACAACCTCACCACCGAGGCCGTGAGCGTTTCGACATCGGACGCAACAAGCGACGACGATTCCTCGTTCCCATCTGTGAGCGGGAACGGCCGCTACGTAGCCTTCACTTCGAAAGCTTCGACGCTCGCGCCCGGGAACGGAGACCACGCAAGGAACGTCTTCATCCGCGATCGCAGCGCCCAGGAAGTCGCCTCGTGGCTCACGGCAGCACCCGACGTGCCGGTCCTGACGGTTTCACCCGCGACGGCCGATGGGAAGGAGGGCTGGTACCGGACGACGCCGACCGTGACGCTCTCCGGTGGAGCGCGAGAACGGATCATGGTGAGCCTCGACGGCGGATCTTCGACGATGTACGAGGCCCCCCTCACGATCGGGGAGGGCTCTCATTCGCTGGTCTTTTACGCCGTGAGCGGGGCCGGTGTGCGTAGTGCTGCGGGGCGTTTCTTCGCCGCGGTGGATTCGGTCGGCCCATCGCTGTCGGACGTATCGGTCGAGCCCGAGAGTCCCGTCCAGGGAGCAAAGGCGTTCGTCAATGTATCCGCCTCGGACGCGACTAGCGGCGCCGTGAGGATCGAGGGGACCCTGGAATTCAGCGATGCCCTCGGCAAGCAAGCGCGTTCCACCATCGGGCTCGTGACGTCGGACAACGTCTTCTTCTCCGGAGGGTTCGTCCCCTCCTCGACGGGCCGGCATGTCTTGACGCTCGTCGCCTTCGATGAGGCCGGAAACAGCGGCAATCTCTCGACGACCTTCGATGTGTCGACCGCAGCAGGCGTCGAGGAACAGGGGAACGGGACGGAAGGCGACGACGTAACCGGCGGCAACGACACAATCGAAAACGGGACCTCCGACGGGACCGGCGGCGACGAACCCGGGCAAGGAGGGACCGTCGAAGAGTATTCCGCCGCGTACGCGGCGGGCGAATCTCACGACGAGACCTACACAGAGGAGCGGCGGGACGCGGAACTCGTCGGCGCCGCTGGTGAAGACTACATACAACCAACAGGCGGGCGCGCCTCGTACCTCCAAGGCTCGATCACGGGCGTCCTTGGAAGCGACGCGGCAGAGGATCTTTCGACAGGTTTCGAGAACGCCATCGGCGTCGAGACCGCCTTCGCGGACGGGACCGCTAGCCAAGGGGTCGGCGAGACGAAGGTCGAGGCGGAGGCCCCCAAGGAGGCTTTGGTGGCCGGTGTAAGCGTGGACCTGTCCCACGCGGACCTTCGCGCGGGCGACGTGAAGAAGGACGAGGCTGCGCCGGGCCTCTTGGCCGGGGAAAAGACCGTGGTGAGAGACGGGACCGAGATGTGGCGGCGCTTCGCGCTTCTTGAAGGTACCCTGCACTCCGATTCCCGTACTCGCGTCCGCGTCGCGGGAAGCGAAAAAGTCACGATCACGGGGGAAATAGCGCTGGAAGCACCGGCTGGATCCTGGCTTGCGACCGAGGAAGGGGGAAGGGTGCGAGCAGTTCCCGTGTCGAAGGCCGGCGGACTCGTATTCCAAGGCGTTCCTGGAGAGAACCGTTGGTTCTCCGTCTACAATCCCGCGACAACCGACGTCGCCGGCGTGGTCCTCTCCGGAAGCGCGCCGAGCGTCACCTTGCGGGTCGACGGGACCCGCCTCATCATCGTCCCGGAGCGTAGCGGCGCGGGGGAGGTGCTCGCGGCGGAGTACCTACTCGCGTACAAGGTCGCCGATCTCGGCGCCACGCGCTACGCCGGCATCATGGAACTCGCGCGCGAGGACTCGGAGGAAGTGGGTGTCGCCTTCATAGCGACCGGCCGCCACGGGGCCAACGGTTGGGCGGGAAGCCGGGCGGCGTTGTCGATAAGCGCCGAGCCCGGCGAGGCGCAGCCATTGGACCAGAGCACGGTCTCCGGCACGTGGCGCCTTGTCGTTGACGCGAGTTCGGAGAACGGGGGAAAGACGCTTCGGACGATCATGCCCGCCGGCTTCATGGATGTGGGTGGCCTCGACATCGAACTCGACGGTGTCGCCGTGAATCCGCTTGGACTCGGGGGCCTCACGGATGGCGAGACGCTCATCCTTACGTTCCCGATCCCCCATTTCAGCGAACGGACGGTCGTGATCCGGACCGTGCTTCCCGGGGTGCCGAGCTTCTTCCTCTGGTTGACGCTCGGTCTCGGCCTTGTCGCAGGCGGCGAGGGCGCGTTGTTGCTTCGCATGACGCTTCGATCAAGGGCGGCCGCACGCGGGTTAGGGGAACCAACCTCGCGGGGCCCGCGTTCGGAGGCGGTGCAACGGGCCCTTGGGAAAACGCCGCCTTCCAAGAAGGGGTCTGACCTTGAGGCAGAAGGCGCGACGCCCCCCGGTTTCAAGAGCGAGACGCTACGCCGGATGCAAGAGCGGCCGACCCCCCCCGGCGATTCACCGCGTGCGCGCTACGCGCGCTGCCGAAACTGCGATGCGCCCATCATGTTCGAGGCGGGAGCCGTGAGCGCGACTTGCGATTCCTGCGGGGCGCAGAACGTCAACGAGCCGACCTAGGAGCAGGCCATGATCGACCCATGCGAGCCTTTGCGATCCACAGGCGACGTTTGCCGGAGCGGGCGGAGGCGGTCGTCTTGGTGAGCGTCGTCATCGTCGACGATTCACTCTACATGCGCACGGTCCTCGCGGAGCTTCTCCGCTCCGCCCGGGTCGAGGTGGTCGGCCTCGCGGGAAGCGCACGCGACGCGATGGGGATGATCGGGAAACTACGACCCGATGTCGTCCTCGTGGACCTCGAGATGCCAAGAACCGACGGGCTGGCGCTTCTTGACGCGATAATGGCGGAGGCGCCTCGGCCTGTCGTCATCATGGTTCCCGGGAAGGACGTGACGAAGGCCGTCGCCCACCGGTTCGAGATACGAGGCGCCGCAGGCGTTGTGAAGAAACCGAGGAACGTGGCGACCGAGACGCGTACGGGCGAGGACCTCGTGAATGCGGTCATCGCCGCCGCAACGAAGGGGAACGTCACCGGCTACCTTTCGCGCCCCGATGAACCGGGTCTCGCGACACGCCTCGTCGTCATCGCTTCGTCCGCTGGCGGGCCGAACGCCCTCACGGCGGTCGTTCCGCGCCTTCCAGTCGACCTCGCCGCGGGAGTCGTGGTAGTACAGCACATGCCGGCCGGCCTCACCAAGACCCTGGCCAACCGGCTCGATTCCGTCTCGAAGCTCCCCGTGGCGGAAGCCGAGGACACCGAGCCCATACACGAGTCGAGCGTGCTCCTAGCGCCTGGCGGCTGGCACCTTCTCATCGAACTCGTGCGCGGTGTTCCCCTTGCGCGTCTTAGCGACTCGCCGCCCATCGCAGGACTACGCCCCCGCGCCGATCTCACCCTCGAATCCGCGGCCAAGACGTTCGGGCGATCCACCGTCGGTGTCGTCCTCACCGGCATGGGGGAGGACGGCGTCAAGGGGATGAGCGCGGTCAAGGCCAACGGGGGCAGGATCCTCTGCCAGGACGCCGCCTCGTCCGCGATCGACGGGATGCCGCGGGCCGTCCGGGACCGTGGCCTAGCGGACGAAGTGGTGCCGCTTGAGGGCCTTGCGGACCGGATAGCCGCCACGGTGAAGGCCATCCCGGCCATCGGCGTCGCCGACCGATAGGACCACATCGACGCCGAGGTCCTGGCGAGGCCCGGGGACCTAGCGAAAGGGCTATCCGCCCTCGTCCCGATTGCCTTGTCGTGGAACTCTCGGCGATGGAGCGCGACGCGCTGAAAGAGATCGGCGAAATGAGCGCCGGAGCGACGTCTGCGTCGATCGCAAAGCTCACCGGGCGTCGAACGACGCACGTGACTTCCCAGACCTACGAGGTGCCGGCGCGCGAACTGGCGACTGCCCTTGGCGTCACGGGTCTTGGGATCGCCGGTGCCGCGACGAAGCTACAAGGCGACATCCGGGGAGCGATGTTGATAGCGTTCCCGGAGGAAAGCGCCAGGGAGGTCGCCGACCTCATGCAAGGCAAGAAACCCGGGACGACGCGGACCCTCGGCCCGCTCGAACAATCTGCGTTGAAGGAGCTCATCAATGTCGCCACCGGCACGTACCTCAAGACGTTCTACAATTTCCTGGGCTTCGAGGTCGACTACGGGGTCCCAACGATCGCCTCCGCCGGGTGGGAGCCCCTCATGAAATACACGTTCCTCGGGAGCACTCCTGGCGCCGAGCGGGTCTGGGCGGTGGGAAGCACCCTCGACCTCGGCATCACGCAGAACGGCAGGCTTTTCCTGCTTCTCGACGCGACGGGCGTCAAGCGCGTCGTCGACGCGATCCACAAGAAGACCCAGGGTTAGTCGGGGCGTACTTTTTCAAGGTGTGGGCCTCTTTGCCTATGTGGAAACGGCCCGAAGCGCGGCAATCGTCCTCATGCTCGCCCTCGCCGGTCTTTCAGGCTGCCTCACGGCGCCTCCCACGGAGACTGTCGTCGCCGGGGATGAGTCGCATTCGAACGAGGAGGTCGTCCTCAGGACCGGCATCCTTTCGATCCCCGCGGGGAGCCGTTACGAAGTGGACGGTGGGGCGCTTCGGCTCAATTCCGATCCGGCGGTGGTCGTAAACGGGGTCGTGGAGGTCCGAGGTGCCCTCGTGGTCCGCAACGCCGCCATCACGAACCTTTTCCGGCTCACCGCCTACCCTGGATCGACGCTTGAGCTCGATCACGTCCGCATCACCGGCGGCGCAGTCTACCCGTCGCTTTACATCCGTTCCCAGACTGCCACGATCACGGCGAGCACCCTTGACGTAAGCGTCATGGAGGTGACGAGCGCCGCGGAGCTTCGAGACAATGAGATAAGGGTGCACACCTCGCTTCCAGCCGTCTATTGGCATGACGCGGTGGCGACGTTCACTGGAAACCGGGTGGAAGCCCCCGGGTTCGCCCTCCTCTTCGAACGCGTTACCGGTGAGGTGTCGGGGAACACCGTCTCCGCGGGCCTCAGTGGAGTGGAGGCCGCGATTGCGGTGCGCGGCGGCCAGCTCGCCGTCGTGGGAAACATGATCGTGACGGCAGCGGTCGGCATCGGTGCCGAGAACGCGAACGTGGAAATGAGGGGGAACACCGTCCGGGGCACGTCACAAGCAGGTGTCGCGTTGGTAGCGACGAAAGGCCTTGTCACGGGAAACACCATCGAGGGCAACCGAAGGGCCGGCGTCTACCTCAAGGATTGCACGACCGAGACGCGCGTCGAGGGGAATAGGATCCAATCGAACGGCGACGGCTCGGCGACGGATATCCGCCAATCGGGGGCCGGGGTGGCCGTGGACGGCGGCTCGGCCTCGTTGGTC is part of the Euryarchaeota archaeon genome and harbors:
- a CDS encoding PD40 domain-containing protein, which codes for MSPRAAHGGPHGHRPGLRLALVALIVLLVSMPPIGPFDESASAALTSVSDARLPSARERTSAVFDGQYAFVFGGRNEAGYLDDILKYDSATGTVVKMRAVLPRGLAATSAVWTGRYAFIFGGLSGESTQGALEKRILRYDPQSDALAIMGATLPAGLEGTMAVWDGRHAHVIGGRTLGLSVWDRIVRYDPARDEATLASAKLPRSISYGSAVWDGDGATVFGGVESDPVTRFETPLSSILRYDPVAEVVSTLTNTLPSARQFASAVFDGSDAYVFGGRNATVPLSEVLRIGPAATDVSVMDVSLPSDVAAASAVWDGEKATIFGGFTEGAANGTRLLRRSIIEYDPSGSPASIERSTAIASLNATGAASTFDSFIEGARSLSVDGRYLVFTSYEPTLVAGSDASGPQVYLRDMETGQNFLVSATVAGKAGNGVSEQPAVSAGGRYVVFVSNATDLVTGDSNGKRDVFVRDMAQRSTSLVSASAAGSLADGDSYEPVVSSEGQIVAFYSYATNLVPGDTNSISDVFVVDRGAKNVSRISVGAGGLQSDGGSFAPAISSDGRYVAFRSTATNIVTGRSSNIPGIFVTDRLRGTTALASVATDGTQANDFSFRPSISGDGRYVAFESDATNLVPDDTNRARDIFIRDASAGTTRLVTVSTSQAQADGASRNAAISTNGRIVAFESDASNLVGVDEAGLTDVYVRDLDNLTTEAVSVSTSDATSDDDSSFPSVSGNGRYVAFTSKASTLAPGNGDHARNVFIRDRSAQEVASWLTAAPDVPVLTVSPATADGKEGWYRTTPTVTLSGGARERIMVSLDGGSSTMYEAPLTIGEGSHSLVFYAVSGAGVRSAAGRFFAAVDSVGPSLSDVSVEPESPVQGAKAFVNVSASDATSGAVRIEGTLEFSDALGKQARSTIGLVTSDNVFFSGGFVPSSTGRHVLTLVAFDEAGNSGNLSTTFDVSTAAGVEEQGNGTEGDDVTGGNDTIENGTSDGTGGDEPGQGGTVEEYSAAYAAGESHDETYTEERRDAELVGAAGEDYIQPTGGRASYLQGSITGVLGSDAAEDLSTGFENAIGVETAFADGTASQGVGETKVEAEAPKEALVAGVSVDLSHADLRAGDVKKDEAAPGLLAGEKTVVRDGTEMWRRFALLEGTLHSDSRTRVRVAGSEKVTITGEIALEAPAGSWLATEEGGRVRAVPVSKAGGLVFQGVPGENRWFSVYNPATTDVAGVVLSGSAPSVTLRVDGTRLIIVPERSGAGEVLAAEYLLAYKVADLGATRYAGIMELAREDSEEVGVAFIATGRHGANGWAGSRAALSISAEPGEAQPLDQSTVSGTWRLVVDASSENGGKTLRTIMPAGFMDVGGLDIELDGVAVNPLGLGGLTDGETLILTFPIPHFSERTVVIRTVLPGVPSFFLWLTLGLGLVAGGEGALLLRMTLRSRAAARGLGEPTSRGPRSEAVQRALGKTPPSKKGSDLEAEGATPPGFKSETLRRMQERPTPPGDSPRARYARCRNCDAPIMFEAGAVSATCDSCGAQNVNEPT
- a CDS encoding response regulator, giving the protein MSVVIVDDSLYMRTVLAELLRSARVEVVGLAGSARDAMGMIGKLRPDVVLVDLEMPRTDGLALLDAIMAEAPRPVVIMVPGKDVTKAVAHRFEIRGAAGVVKKPRNVATETRTGEDLVNAVIAAATKGNVTGYLSRPDEPGLATRLVVIASSAGGPNALTAVVPRLPVDLAAGVVVVQHMPAGLTKTLANRLDSVSKLPVAEAEDTEPIHESSVLLAPGGWHLLIELVRGVPLARLSDSPPIAGLRPRADLTLESAAKTFGRSTVGVVLTGMGEDGVKGMSAVKANGGRILCQDAASSAIDGMPRAVRDRGLADEVVPLEGLADRIAATVKAIPAIGVADR
- a CDS encoding chemotaxis protein CheX, whose product is MELSAMERDALKEIGEMSAGATSASIAKLTGRRTTHVTSQTYEVPARELATALGVTGLGIAGAATKLQGDIRGAMLIAFPEESAREVADLMQGKKPGTTRTLGPLEQSALKELINVATGTYLKTFYNFLGFEVDYGVPTIASAGWEPLMKYTFLGSTPGAERVWAVGSTLDLGITQNGRLFLLLDATGVKRVVDAIHKKTQG
- a CDS encoding right-handed parallel beta-helix repeat-containing protein is translated as METARSAAIVLMLALAGLSGCLTAPPTETVVAGDESHSNEEVVLRTGILSIPAGSRYEVDGGALRLNSDPAVVVNGVVEVRGALVVRNAAITNLFRLTAYPGSTLELDHVRITGGAVYPSLYIRSQTATITASTLDVSVMEVTSAAELRDNEIRVHTSLPAVYWHDAVATFTGNRVEAPGFALLFERVTGEVSGNTVSAGLSGVEAAIAVRGGQLAVVGNMIVTAAVGIGAENANVEMRGNTVRGTSQAGVALVATKGLVTGNTIEGNRRAGVYLKDCTTETRVEGNRIQSNGDGSATDIRQSGAGVAVDGGSASLVGNDFLGNDNGVAILNGTAVVQQNNFEGHRLFAVVRDIAVDPGAATAAQDQLDASNNWWGAASGPVASAPGTEALPGAPGADRVGPGVNYAPWLTAKRA